The Pedobacter roseus genome contains a region encoding:
- the truA gene encoding tRNA pseudouridine(38-40) synthase TruA yields MSKKRYFIQLAYDGSLYHGWQIQPNAITVQELLDKAMSVFFRQPIETLGCGRTDAGVHATDFYAHFDVEDVEEARVLNAIAGINAMLPYQIAAKQIIPVHDDAHARFDATARAYKYYLHFEKNPFKLNRSWLIKDKLDVAAMNQAAALLLNYTDFSCFSKSNTQTFTNNCKVSKAVFEEQEDGLVFTIQADRFLRNMVRAIMGTLVQIGKKEINLDDFKAIIESKNRSKAGQSVPACGLYLVKIEYPYLG; encoded by the coding sequence TTGAGTAAAAAAAGGTATTTCATCCAATTGGCTTATGATGGCAGTTTGTATCATGGCTGGCAAATTCAACCCAACGCAATCACCGTTCAGGAATTGCTGGATAAAGCTATGTCTGTTTTTTTTCGTCAGCCTATAGAAACCTTAGGCTGCGGGCGGACGGATGCTGGCGTACATGCGACCGATTTTTATGCCCATTTCGATGTCGAGGATGTTGAAGAAGCCAGAGTTTTAAATGCCATAGCAGGAATTAATGCCATGCTGCCTTATCAGATTGCTGCCAAACAGATTATACCGGTACATGATGATGCCCATGCCCGTTTTGATGCCACAGCACGTGCCTACAAATATTACCTTCATTTTGAAAAAAATCCTTTTAAGCTTAACCGCTCATGGTTGATTAAAGATAAACTGGATGTGGCCGCGATGAACCAGGCAGCAGCGCTTTTATTAAATTATACCGATTTTTCCTGTTTCAGTAAATCCAATACCCAAACCTTTACCAACAATTGTAAGGTATCCAAAGCTGTTTTTGAAGAACAGGAAGATGGATTAGTATTTACCATCCAGGCCGACCGTTTCTTAAGGAATATGGTGCGAGCTATTATGGGAACTTTAGTGCAGATTGGGAAAAAAGAAATAAATTTAGACGATTTTAAAGCAATAATAGAAAGTAAAAACCGCAGTAAGGCCGGCCAATCGGTACCCGCCTGTGGTTTGTATTTAGTAAAGATTGAGTATCCCTACTTGGGTTAA